TGCTGGTGCACCGAATGATCGCTCGACGTGCTCATCGGGTCCTCCTGGATGGTCGCTGCACGCTCGAACCAGGATACCCCCATGGGGTATTCCGACAACGCCGCGTCAGATCGTCATCACGGCGAGGATCGCGCCTGGCGTCGGCCGGCTGGAACCGCCGTCCGGCTCGAGCGAGATGCCCATGCTCGCCGCCCCGGTCAGGTCGCCGCTCGCCTGCACCAGGACATTGCCCTTCGCATCCGGCCGGAACACACCGGCCGAGGTCGCGGCACCATGTGGATCGATCATCCACAGCTGGTAGGTGTGATCGGCGGAGGGCGCGGGCACGTCGCGGCCCAGCAGCACGAATCGATGCTCGGCCTTGGAGTAGAGGAGCGTCGCCTGCCCGGTGCCGCCGACCGCTCCGGTGACGGTACGGACGTCCGGGTTCTCGAGCACCGAGATGATCGCCGCAGAGCGGTCCTGGCGCCGGCCGGCGTCGCGATGCTGCTGGTACCCCCACGCCGTCGCGGCCACCGCGAGCAGCAGGCACGCGGCGGCGACCGACTGCCAGAGCCATCGGCTGCTCCGGCGGGTGGAAAGCTCGACGACGTTGTCACCGGCCGGCGGCAGCGGCCGGACCGTCCCGATCGCGTCCAGGATGTCTGCCCGCAGCCCGGGCGGCGGAGCGGTCGAGGTCGTGTGGCTCAGCTCCGCGGCCGCGGCCCGCAGGCTGCGCACCTCGGCGGCGCAGTCCGCGCAGCCCGCCAGATGGGCCTCGAACTGGGCACGCTCCTGCTCGTCGAGGGCGTCGAGGGCGTAGGCACCGGTCAGGCCGCTGAACTCATGACTGCTCATCGCACACCCCCAGGGCATCTCGTAGTCGGATCAGGCCGTCGCGGACCCGGGTCTTCACCGTTCCCAACGGCAGGTGCAGCAGTTCGGCGACCTCCCGATGCGTGTAACCGCCGAGGTAGGCGAGGGTGATCGCCTCGCGCTGCACCTCGGTCAGGTCCGCCAGCGCCTTGTGCACGCGTTGCGCGTCGAGACCGGCCTGCACCTGCTCGCTGACCTGATCGTAGGGACGATCGGTGTGCACCGCGGCGTAGCGGTCCTCGCGCAGCGTGCTCGACTGGGCGGCCCGGACCCGGTCGACCGCCCGGCGGTGCGCGATCATCAGCAGCCAGGGCAGCACGGCGCCGGCCGTCGGGTCGAAGCGCGCCGACTCGCGCCAGATCTGCAGGTACACGTCCTGGGTCACCTCGGCTGCCTGCGCCGGGTCCCGGACGACCCGCAGCACCATGCCGTGCACCCGCGCCGCCGTCAGGTCGTAGAGCCGCGCGAACGCGCCCTGGTCACCGCGCGCCGAGGCCGCGAGCAGGCCGGCCGGATCCGGGTCCGGGTCGTCGTGCCCGCCGTCACCGGTCGCCGACGTCCGCAGGAACCGCACGTCGTTCACTGTGACAGACCCGGCCGGCCGGCCGCGGCGCGGCGCGGTGGTGCGCCACGGATCGGCCTGCTGCACGACACCCACCTCCGGCGATCCGATACATCCCTGTCGACGGTGATTCGGTGCCGCGCGCGGTGTGGATTGGCGGGGCGCCGCACGGCATTTCGCGCGCCGTCCAATCCGGGTAGGGCTCGGCTCCGAACTGCTGCCATCGGGCCGAGGCGTCCTGCTGAGCCGGACCGCCGCGTCAACGCGGCCCGTCCGACACCGGGCAGCCGTCCGGCGACGTCAAGTCGAAGGGAACACAGCATGAACAAGCTTCTGCGCTGGGCCGTGCCGATCGCCGCGATCGGGATCACCGGCCTGGGCCTGGCGATGCCGGCCAGCGCCGCACCGAGTTCGACCAACTACCAGGCAACCCTGGACGCGCTCAACCACGCGAGCGGCTCGGGAACCCTGAGCATCAGCCTGAACGGGGACCGCGCCACGGTGACCGAGCACTACACCGGTCTGGCGACGACGTTCAGCGGCAATCCGTACCCGCATGTGCAGCACATCCACATCGACGGTATGGGCACCTGCCCGGCGATGTCCGCCGACAAGAACGGTGACGGCATCGTGGACACCGTCGAGGGGCAGCCGTCGTACGGCAAGATCGGCACCACCCTGGCGACCACGGGCGACACCAGCGCCAAGGCGGCCACCACGCTGACCGTCGCTCCGAGCGGCGGAAGCGCGGACTACAAGCGCACCTTCACCATGAACGCCGCCACGATCGCGGCGCTGAAGGCGGGAACCGCGGTCGTCGTGGTGCACGGGCTCGACCCGTCGACCCTGAGCAAGAAGGCGCAGGGCGAGAAGAGCAACCTGGTCCCGTCGCTGCCCCTCGCCGCCACCTCGCCGGCGCTGTGCGGCGTGCTGGCCGCGTCGCAGATGTCCACCATCCCCGGTGGTGCTCCGGACACCGGTGGCGGCAGCACGTCCGGCGTCGAGGACGCGGCACTGCTCGGCGTCAGCGGCGGCCTGATCCTCGCCGCGGGTGGCGCGTTCGCAGCGCGTCGTCGCTTCGCCCGGCAGAGCTGACCTGCGGGTAGCCGAGAGATGAGCACCCACGCCCGCCGTGCCCGCGTGTTCGCCGCGGCGGGCGTGGGGTTGCTGATCGCCGGCGTCCTCGCGCTGGTGGTCGGGCTCCGCGCGCAGCAGTCGGCGCCGCAGCCCCCTCCGTCGGCGGCCAGCCCCGTCTCGATCGTCCCGAGGACGGGCAGCCCAAGCGATGCCTCGCCCTCCGGGCGGACCGGAACGGGCCGGACGTCGCCGCGCACCCGCGGCCCGATCCTGGCGCGTTCACTACCGGTCCGGCTGGCCATCCCGGCGATCGGGGTGGATACCAAGGTGCAGCAACTCGGCCTCAACCCGGACGGGTCGGTGCAGGTGCCGCCGCTCGGGCGTGACTCGCATGCGGGCTGGTACAAGTACTCGCCGACTCCCGGAGAGCTCGGACCCTCGGTCGTCCTCGGTCATATCGACTCGGCGGCCTACGGCCCAGGCGTGTTCTTCCGGCTCGGCGACCTGCGGCAGCGCGACCGCATCTCGATCACGCTGGCCGACCGCACCGTCGCGGTCTTCGAGGTCGAGCGGGTGGTCGAGTACCGCAAGGCGCAGTTCCCCACCCTCGCCGTGTACGGCAACACCGACCACGCCGCGCTGCGGCTGATCACCTGCGGCGGAACCTTCGACCCGGCCCGGCACAGCTACGAGTCCAACATCGTCGCCTACGCCGCGCTGGTGTCGGCACACCCGAGCTGAGTTCGACCCTGTGGAAGGACACGAGATGAAGGCACCCCGCAGATGGGCGGCGCTGGTCGCCGCGAGTGCAGTGCTGCTGGCCGGTTGCGCGTCGTCCGCCGGAGCTGACCAGCCGGCCCGGATGGCGGGGCCGACCGGCGCCGCGATGACGCCCGGCATGGTGATGCCGGACGGATCCACGATGGGCGCGATGGCGCCGTCGGCCAGTTCGCAGCAGAGCGGTCCCTCGGCCGCCGCCCTGATGATCTGCAGCGACGAAACGCGCGCGGACATCGCGCAGGTGCTTGCGCTGCCCGACCGGCCGACCGCGACGGCGACCTGGCGCGCGCACACCTACACCTGTAGCTATCGGCTGCCCGCCGGACCGTTCGTGCTGTCGGTGACCGAGTCGGCCGACGGCGCTGCGGCCGCTCGCTACCTGGCGGACGCGCGCA
This genomic stretch from Jatrophihabitans cynanchi harbors:
- a CDS encoding anti-sigma factor; the protein is MSSHEFSGLTGAYALDALDEQERAQFEAHLAGCADCAAEVRSLRAAAAELSHTTSTAPPPGLRADILDAIGTVRPLPPAGDNVVELSTRRSSRWLWQSVAAACLLLAVAATAWGYQQHRDAGRRQDRSAAIISVLENPDVRTVTGAVGGTGQATLLYSKAEHRFVLLGRDVPAPSADHTYQLWMIDPHGAATSAGVFRPDAKGNVLVQASGDLTGAASMGISLEPDGGSSRPTPGAILAVMTI
- the sigK gene encoding ECF RNA polymerase sigma factor SigK — encoded protein: MRTSATGDGGHDDPDPDPAGLLAASARGDQGAFARLYDLTAARVHGMVLRVVRDPAQAAEVTQDVYLQIWRESARFDPTAGAVLPWLLMIAHRRAVDRVRAAQSSTLREDRYAAVHTDRPYDQVSEQVQAGLDAQRVHKALADLTEVQREAITLAYLGGYTHREVAELLHLPLGTVKTRVRDGLIRLRDALGVCDEQS
- a CDS encoding class F sortase, giving the protein MSTHARRARVFAAAGVGLLIAGVLALVVGLRAQQSAPQPPPSAASPVSIVPRTGSPSDASPSGRTGTGRTSPRTRGPILARSLPVRLAIPAIGVDTKVQQLGLNPDGSVQVPPLGRDSHAGWYKYSPTPGELGPSVVLGHIDSAAYGPGVFFRLGDLRQRDRISITLADRTVAVFEVERVVEYRKAQFPTLAVYGNTDHAALRLITCGGTFDPARHSYESNIVAYAALVSAHPS